In Thermotomaculum hydrothermale, a single genomic region encodes these proteins:
- a CDS encoding transglutaminase domain-containing protein, with protein MKKTLFILFFIFCVSVFSADYFNSKALFKKIAYMPTGFTNGLVFDGQSFFTTDRHKDILYEFKGNFNDGFKIEKFVELPDYEPSALDFNGKLFAVSDLEKEFIYLIDFKTGVCVKTLPAPYKRITGLAFDKDGNLWACIYRGKTIAKISKNDGTTLREIKSPSPTVSAMCFMPSKTREGYLWVADRGKDRLYLVDIQSGLTIFYLKSPVPYPTGIFYRDGKLYVSCYQKDEIYVADINSIKNKCERFDIRDAKVTVYSTVECMGTGEIKDANVYIAIPENRDNQELRVTKLDGKYELVKDQYDQKVAVYSAKDMKNGDFLNSKMEVEGRFYAISYKIFPDEIGTEKDIPEDVKKVYLKDDEKYVLTSPVIQNVIKKVVGNEKNLYFKARKLFEFLADRINYQMIGGWDIAPVVITRGTGSCSEYTFSYIALCRAAGIPARYVGSVVVRGEDASFDNVYHRWAEIYLPPIGWIPVDVNAGDEEWQGDKCYSFGGIANRFLITTVGGGNSKYMKWDYNVSVDYKTIGKANVRVESFAEWDVLRSKKLMKTDYDTNLKFYNFEKRSCF; from the coding sequence ATGAAAAAGACACTCTTCATTTTATTTTTTATTTTCTGCGTTTCAGTTTTTTCTGCTGACTATTTCAACAGCAAGGCTTTGTTTAAGAAAATTGCCTATATGCCAACAGGTTTTACGAACGGGCTTGTATTTGACGGACAATCTTTCTTTACAACAGATAGGCACAAAGACATTCTTTATGAATTCAAAGGAAATTTTAATGATGGTTTTAAAATAGAGAAGTTTGTTGAATTGCCAGATTATGAACCTTCAGCACTTGATTTTAATGGAAAATTGTTTGCTGTTTCAGACCTTGAAAAAGAATTTATCTATTTAATTGATTTTAAAACCGGTGTTTGTGTAAAAACATTACCAGCACCATACAAGAGAATTACAGGACTTGCTTTTGATAAAGACGGAAATTTATGGGCTTGTATTTACAGAGGGAAAACAATTGCTAAAATATCAAAAAATGACGGTACTACTTTAAGGGAAATCAAATCCCCTTCTCCTACTGTATCTGCTATGTGTTTTATGCCCTCAAAAACGAGAGAAGGATACTTGTGGGTTGCTGACAGAGGTAAGGATAGGCTATACCTTGTTGATATTCAATCAGGTTTAACAATTTTTTATTTAAAGTCACCTGTGCCGTATCCAACAGGTATTTTTTATAGGGATGGCAAACTTTATGTTTCATGCTATCAGAAGGATGAAATTTATGTTGCTGATATAAACTCCATTAAAAACAAGTGTGAAAGGTTTGATATTAGAGATGCAAAGGTAACTGTGTACTCAACTGTTGAGTGTATGGGTACCGGAGAAATTAAGGATGCAAATGTTTACATAGCAATCCCTGAAAACAGAGATAATCAGGAATTAAGAGTTACTAAACTTGATGGCAAGTATGAATTGGTGAAAGACCAGTATGACCAGAAGGTTGCTGTTTATTCTGCCAAAGATATGAAAAACGGAGATTTTTTAAATTCTAAAATGGAAGTTGAGGGAAGGTTTTACGCAATTTCTTACAAAATTTTCCCTGACGAGATAGGAACAGAGAAAGATATTCCAGAAGATGTAAAGAAAGTTTATCTAAAAGATGATGAGAAGTATGTTTTAACAAGCCCTGTAATTCAAAATGTAATAAAAAAGGTAGTTGGAAATGAGAAAAACCTTTACTTTAAAGCAAGAAAACTTTTTGAGTTTCTTGCAGACAGGATAAATTACCAGATGATCGGAGGCTGGGATATAGCGCCTGTTGTAATTACAAGGGGGACAGGTTCCTGTTCAGAATACACCTTTTCATACATTGCCCTCTGCAGGGCGGCAGGGATACCTGCAAGATATGTTGGTTCTGTTGTTGTAAGGGGAGAGGATGCCTCTTTTGACAATGTTTATCATAGGTGGGCTGAAATATACCTTCCTCCAATAGGCTGGATTCCTGTTGATGTAAATGCAGGAGACGAAGAGTGGCAGGGAGATAAATGTTATTCATTTGGAGGCATAGCAAATAGATTTTTAATTACCACTGTTGGCGGTGGAAATTCCAAATATATGAAATGGGACTACAATGTTTCGGTTGATTATAAAACCATTGGAAAGGCAAATGTAAGGGTTGAAAGTTTTGCTGAGTGGGATGTATTAAGATCAAAAAAATTGATGAAAACTGACTATGATACAAATTTGAAATTTTATAATTTTGAAAAGAGAAGTTGTTTTTAG
- the ilvE gene encoding branched-chain-amino-acid transaminase translates to MALSVYLDGKWVSSREEALVPVFDHGLLYGDGIFEGIRAYNGLVFRLEDHIDRLYNSAKGISLEIPVSKKEMIDLVLESARRTGLDDCYIRLLVTRGVGDLGIDPRKCAKPSIYIIATGIALYPEDRYEKGLDVVVVSTRRVRPDMLNPMFKSLNYLNNILGKIEANRMGADEGIMLNAEGYVTECTADNIFAVKNGELYTPPVYHGILEGITRKVIMEIAREHDIPVHEQGMVVQSFLSADEVFLTGSGAELIPVVTIDGKPVNDGKPGQVFKQLREWFKERTKYDGIPFK, encoded by the coding sequence ATGGCATTAAGTGTTTATCTTGACGGAAAATGGGTATCAAGCAGGGAAGAGGCACTTGTCCCTGTTTTTGACCACGGTTTACTATACGGTGATGGAATTTTTGAAGGCATCAGGGCTTACAATGGCCTTGTTTTTAGATTGGAAGACCATATTGACAGGCTTTACAATTCAGCAAAGGGAATTTCTCTTGAAATTCCAGTCTCTAAAAAAGAAATGATAGATCTGGTTCTTGAATCTGCAAGAAGAACTGGACTTGATGATTGCTATATCAGGCTTTTGGTTACAAGGGGAGTTGGAGATTTAGGAATTGATCCACGAAAATGTGCAAAGCCATCTATTTACATTATTGCTACCGGTATTGCACTTTATCCAGAAGATAGATATGAGAAAGGGCTTGATGTGGTTGTGGTTTCAACAAGAAGGGTAAGGCCTGATATGCTCAATCCAATGTTTAAATCTCTTAACTATTTAAACAATATTTTAGGAAAGATTGAGGCAAACAGAATGGGTGCAGATGAAGGTATTATGCTTAACGCGGAAGGTTATGTTACTGAGTGCACAGCGGACAATATATTTGCTGTAAAAAACGGAGAATTATACACCCCCCCTGTTTACCACGGAATTTTAGAGGGCATAACAAGAAAGGTTATTATGGAGATTGCAAGAGAGCACGATATACCGGTACATGAACAGGGAATGGTTGTTCAAAGCTTTTTATCTGCCGATGAGGTATTTTTAACAGGTTCCGGGGCAGAGTTAATTCCTGTTGTTACAATTGACGGAAAGCCTGTTAACGACGGGAAACCGGGGCAAGTGTTTAAGCAATTGAGAGAATGGTTTAAAGAGAGAACAAAGTATGATGGTATCCCTTTTAAATAA
- a CDS encoding class I SAM-dependent methyltransferase has protein sequence MLEKIKHYLDYFHRDVEKEIERFAKSIPEGSLVLDAGAGEGKYREYFSHCRVIGVDNCVGDSSWDYSSLDVVGDLHLLPFKDNSFDFVICVVVFEHLKNPFKAMRELSRVLKKNGKMFAVFPFMWELHQRPYDFFRYSEYGFKQMAEDVELSVVEIKQLGCFFRVLHYMVASMLKECKNNISVLLLTIIFLPYLLLFLFISDIIDRLTGICNYTPGYSIILKK, from the coding sequence ATGCTTGAAAAAATTAAGCATTACCTTGATTATTTCCACAGGGATGTTGAAAAAGAGATAGAAAGGTTTGCAAAATCTATCCCGGAAGGAAGCCTTGTGCTTGATGCTGGTGCTGGTGAGGGTAAGTATAGAGAGTATTTTTCCCATTGCAGGGTTATTGGAGTGGATAATTGTGTTGGAGATTCTTCCTGGGATTATTCATCTCTTGATGTTGTTGGAGATTTACATTTACTCCCTTTTAAGGATAATTCATTTGATTTTGTAATATGTGTTGTTGTTTTTGAGCATTTAAAAAATCCTTTTAAAGCTATGAGGGAATTGTCAAGGGTATTAAAAAAAAATGGAAAAATGTTCGCAGTATTCCCCTTTATGTGGGAATTGCATCAAAGGCCTTACGATTTTTTCAGGTATTCTGAGTATGGCTTTAAGCAAATGGCTGAAGATGTTGAATTAAGTGTTGTTGAAATTAAACAGTTAGGTTGTTTTTTTAGAGTACTTCATTACATGGTTGCATCTATGTTAAAAGAATGCAAAAACAATATTTCAGTATTGCTTTTAACTATAATATTTTTACCTTATCTTTTGCTGTTTCTTTTTATTTCAGACATAATTGACAGATTGACTGGAATATGCAATTATACTCCTGGATATTCAATTATTTTAAAAAAATAG
- a CDS encoding PhoH family protein has product MTAKVYMPSPFSIAMSKFEIDPQVVPQFYSKNNEIIKFIEKFYNVKISARGQTFKVLDAEKENEIVNLLEIIEVYILKKGKVTNDEIISLIRIKKDAPDISLDEILEVSSIVPYSRKPIYPKTLNQKLYVHHIQHNHVVFSIGPAGTGKTYLAMAVAIKYLVEKAINKIILTRPAVEAGESLGFLPGDLQAKIDPYLRPLYDALFDILPGDLANRFLERGQIEVAPLAYMRGRTLNDAFLILDEAQNSTSEQMKMFLTRIGFNSKAVITGDITQIDLPSRKRSGLVEAQRILKGINGIKFVFFNEKDVVRHEIVQKIIKAYQIYEEEQEKKKS; this is encoded by the coding sequence ATGACGGCGAAGGTATATATGCCTTCGCCTTTTTCTATTGCTATGAGTAAATTTGAAATAGACCCACAAGTTGTTCCTCAATTTTATTCCAAAAACAACGAAATTATTAAATTTATTGAGAAATTTTATAATGTGAAAATTTCAGCAAGGGGACAGACTTTTAAAGTTTTAGATGCTGAAAAAGAGAATGAGATTGTCAATTTGCTGGAAATTATTGAAGTTTATATCTTAAAAAAAGGGAAAGTAACAAACGATGAGATTATTTCCCTGATTAGAATTAAAAAAGATGCACCGGATATTTCTCTTGATGAGATACTTGAAGTAAGTTCTATTGTCCCGTATTCAAGAAAACCAATTTACCCGAAAACCTTGAACCAAAAGCTTTATGTGCACCATATACAGCACAACCATGTTGTATTTTCAATAGGACCAGCTGGAACTGGAAAAACCTATCTTGCAATGGCTGTTGCTATAAAATACCTTGTTGAAAAAGCGATAAACAAAATAATTTTAACAAGGCCTGCTGTGGAGGCAGGAGAAAGCCTTGGATTTTTACCTGGTGATTTGCAGGCTAAAATAGACCCCTATTTAAGGCCTCTTTACGATGCCCTATTTGACATTTTGCCTGGTGATTTAGCCAACAGGTTCCTTGAAAGAGGACAAATAGAGGTTGCACCTCTGGCTTATATGAGGGGAAGAACCTTAAATGATGCATTTTTAATCTTGGATGAGGCACAGAATTCAACCTCTGAACAAATGAAAATGTTTTTAACAAGAATTGGATTTAACTCTAAGGCTGTTATTACTGGTGATATTACACAGATTGACCTTCCTTCGAGAAAACGCTCAGGTTTGGTTGAGGCACAGAGAATTTTAAAGGGCATTAATGGAATTAAGTTTGTGTTTTTTAATGAAAAAGATGTAGTAAGGCATGAAATAGTGCAAAAAATAATAAAGGCTTATCAGATTTATGAAGAAGAACAGGAAAAAAAGAAAAGTTGA
- a CDS encoding FxLYD domain-containing protein, protein MTDYNVEKHIYEKETENNKGEKEEKKSAGLSVKVENQVIERKKDTITFKANIKNVTGMEVGKLSIILNIYDSKGKLVEKKKVFLANSLKDGKSVPFTYSLKDPEGKITRFDYSFEGIVYKPANKEE, encoded by the coding sequence TTGACAGATTACAATGTAGAAAAACATATTTATGAAAAAGAAACTGAAAACAATAAAGGAGAAAAGGAAGAAAAAAAATCAGCAGGCTTGAGTGTCAAGGTTGAAAATCAGGTTATTGAGAGAAAGAAAGATACAATCACTTTTAAAGCAAACATAAAAAATGTAACTGGAATGGAAGTTGGCAAACTTTCAATAATTTTAAACATTTATGATAGCAAAGGCAAACTTGTTGAAAAGAAAAAGGTGTTCCTTGCTAACAGCTTGAAGGATGGGAAATCTGTTCCTTTTACCTACTCTTTAAAAGATCCAGAAGGGAAAATTACTCGATTTGATTATTCTTTTGAAGGCATTGTTTATAAGCCTGCAAATAAAGAGGAGTAA
- the folD gene encoding bifunctional methylenetetrahydrofolate dehydrogenase/methenyltetrahydrofolate cyclohydrolase FolD: protein MAEILDGKSFSNKILDEIKDRCEREGLKPGLAVILVGDDPASAVYVKMKEKACNKLGFLSKKFKLPADTKEEELINLISDLNNDNEIDGILLQLPLPSHLDSKKMLELISPEKDVDGFHPVNAGKLFTGQKAFIPCTPRGIIELLKEYKIKMEGKNAVVLGRSNIVGKPMALLLLNENATVTICHSRTKNIAEIARSADILIAAIGKPYFVSGDFIKEGAVVVDVGVNRVDSPEEGEKLFDKNSEKLKKIEEKGYVLAGDVNFEQAKEKASFITPVPGGVGPLTIAMLMKNTLESHLRRRGK, encoded by the coding sequence ATGGCTGAAATTTTAGATGGAAAGAGTTTTTCAAATAAAATTCTTGATGAGATAAAGGATAGGTGCGAAAGAGAAGGGTTAAAACCGGGATTGGCTGTGATTTTAGTTGGAGACGATCCTGCCTCTGCTGTTTATGTTAAGATGAAGGAAAAAGCCTGTAATAAATTGGGGTTTTTATCAAAAAAGTTTAAATTGCCGGCAGATACAAAAGAGGAAGAGCTGATAAATTTGATTAGTGATTTAAACAATGATAATGAGATTGACGGAATACTCCTTCAACTTCCCCTTCCTTCCCACCTTGATTCTAAAAAAATGCTTGAATTAATATCCCCTGAAAAAGATGTTGATGGCTTTCATCCTGTTAATGCAGGAAAACTGTTTACAGGCCAGAAAGCCTTTATCCCCTGTACACCGAGGGGAATTATTGAACTTTTAAAAGAGTATAAAATCAAGATGGAAGGAAAGAATGCGGTAGTTTTAGGAAGAAGCAATATTGTAGGAAAACCTATGGCTCTTTTACTTTTAAACGAAAATGCAACAGTTACAATTTGTCATTCAAGAACAAAAAATATTGCTGAAATTGCAAGGAGTGCAGATATTTTGATTGCTGCAATAGGTAAGCCTTACTTTGTTAGTGGCGATTTTATTAAAGAGGGTGCTGTTGTTGTTGATGTGGGGGTAAACAGGGTTGATTCTCCTGAAGAAGGGGAGAAACTATTTGATAAAAACAGCGAAAAATTGAAAAAAATTGAAGAAAAGGGCTATGTTTTAGCTGGAGATGTAAACTTTGAACAGGCAAAGGAAAAGGCATCTTTTATAACACCTGTGCCAGGTGGAGTGGGGCCTTTAACAATTGCAATGTTGATGAAAAATACCCTTGAATCACATTTAAGGAGAAGAGGAAAGTGA
- the mce gene encoding methylmalonyl-CoA epimerase: protein MKIDHIGIAVNSIEEAKAFYEALGLVISHIEVVDEQGVKTAFLKVGESNIELLEPINESSPVYKFLQKRGKGIHHIAINVEGIENVLERLKGKGVRLINEKPVKGAHGKLVAFVHPASTGGVLLELCETKK, encoded by the coding sequence GTGAAAATAGACCACATTGGAATTGCGGTAAATTCAATTGAAGAGGCAAAGGCTTTTTACGAAGCCCTGGGATTGGTTATTTCTCATATTGAAGTTGTTGATGAACAGGGTGTAAAAACCGCTTTTTTAAAGGTTGGTGAAAGCAATATTGAATTGCTTGAACCTATTAACGAATCCTCTCCTGTTTACAAGTTTTTGCAAAAAAGGGGTAAGGGAATTCACCACATAGCAATCAATGTGGAAGGAATTGAAAATGTGTTAGAGCGCTTAAAAGGTAAAGGTGTTAGGCTAATAAACGAAAAACCTGTTAAAGGAGCGCATGGAAAACTCGTTGCTTTTGTTCACCCTGCATCAACAGGTGGGGTATTGCTTGAATTGTGTGAAACAAAAAAATAA
- a CDS encoding MBL fold metallo-hydrolase, translating to MKISVLDASPFLLDGGSIFGVVPKEKWGNFFEVDEKNRIKLGLNVVLIESKDRKILVDCGTFDSREKISQQLKNLKISPESITDIIFTHLHYDHSGGAFEKKYDTIIPVFKNAKYYVNRIELESALNPDERTRYFYNREIASYLSRCGDTIVFDNSLSLNNEIEIIHAPGHTEGHSVVVAYGERLHLIAGDMFPTFYHFEKPYFMTAFDENLKQNLKTKKRFLEMLSKRKSRVYFYHHKEKPYIDL from the coding sequence GTGAAAATTAGCGTTTTAGACGCATCCCCCTTTCTCCTTGATGGCGGCAGTATATTTGGTGTTGTTCCAAAAGAAAAATGGGGCAATTTCTTTGAAGTTGACGAAAAAAACAGAATAAAATTAGGTTTAAATGTTGTTTTAATTGAATCAAAAGATAGAAAAATACTTGTTGATTGTGGTACATTTGATTCAAGGGAAAAGATAAGTCAACAACTCAAGAATCTTAAAATTTCTCCTGAATCAATTACCGACATAATTTTCACCCACCTTCATTATGACCATTCAGGCGGTGCGTTTGAGAAGAAATACGACACCATAATCCCTGTTTTTAAGAATGCAAAGTATTATGTCAATAGAATTGAACTTGAAAGTGCCTTAAATCCAGATGAAAGAACAAGGTATTTTTACAACAGGGAAATTGCCTCTTACCTTTCACGGTGTGGAGATACTATTGTTTTTGATAATTCCCTTTCCCTTAATAATGAGATTGAAATAATCCACGCACCGGGGCATACTGAAGGCCATAGCGTTGTTGTTGCCTATGGAGAGAGGCTTCATTTAATTGCAGGGGATATGTTTCCAACTTTTTATCACTTTGAAAAGCCTTACTTTATGACAGCCTTTGATGAAAACCTGAAACAAAACCTTAAAACCAAAAAGAGATTCCTTGAAATGCTTTCAAAGAGAAAATCAAGGGTTTACTTTTACCACCACAAAGAAAAACCATATATTGACCTTTAG
- the ruvA gene encoding Holliday junction branch migration protein RuvA, whose protein sequence is MIACVKGKVFEKEANAVIVMCGSIGYRLFVSFQTLSKLEKDKEYLFYTHHFVKEDRNELYGFLEKKELFLFQKLISIGGIGPKTALAILSPFSVDKVENAILEGNTNFLVKIPGIGKKTAQRIILELKGQLVKDESERVDIPDEVYQILLNLGYKRKEIDRVLKDISQSDLDTKSVEDILKLCFERLSPI, encoded by the coding sequence ATGATTGCCTGTGTTAAAGGTAAGGTTTTTGAAAAAGAGGCCAATGCTGTCATAGTAATGTGTGGCAGCATTGGCTATAGGCTTTTTGTTTCTTTTCAAACTCTGTCAAAACTTGAAAAAGATAAAGAATATTTATTTTACACACATCATTTTGTAAAAGAAGATAGAAATGAACTTTACGGTTTTCTTGAAAAAAAAGAACTATTTTTATTCCAAAAATTGATTTCAATAGGGGGAATAGGTCCTAAAACTGCCCTTGCAATCCTTTCTCCTTTTAGTGTTGACAAGGTAGAGAATGCAATTTTAGAGGGAAATACAAACTTTCTTGTTAAAATTCCAGGAATAGGTAAAAAAACAGCTCAGAGAATTATACTTGAACTTAAAGGGCAACTTGTTAAAGACGAAAGTGAAAGGGTTGATATCCCGGATGAGGTTTACCAGATATTGCTTAATTTAGGTTATAAGAGAAAAGAGATTGATAGGGTATTAAAGGATATTTCTCAGTCAGATTTAGATACAAAGAGTGTTGAGGATATCCTTAAACTATGTTTTGAGAGGTTAAGCCCTATATAG
- a CDS encoding peptide MFS transporter, producing MFKGHPKGLMVLFFTEMWERFGFYTMLALFTLYMKHYFGWDTDKSGQVYGLYLAFVYFTPLIGGYIADKYLGYRKTINIGAAILMVGYALLAVPNPSEMFFYFALIVLVVGNGLFKANISVLVGNLYDNNSPLKDAAYNIFYMGINIGAFLAPLAASFLRNKAPIYIKNWFGINVNGFNLAFGAAAIGMLLSLVIFNVYKEFYLDSDRVKHEEASLNGKEISPEQEKERIFALLVIFFIVIFFWMAFHQNGFALTLFADESVKRSITIFGYTLTIPPELYQVFNPLFILILTPVVVGFFGYLARKGKEPSTPAKIGIGMLLTGFAFLIMVAASLAGGDLNNNSVSPMWLISTYMVVTFGELCLSPMGLSFVSKVAPPRIKGLMMGGWFVATAIGNYLAGFVGRYYHKWPHSKFFLLLSVLAFVSFGLVMLSLKKLNHATREEID from the coding sequence ATGTTTAAGGGACATCCGAAAGGTTTAATGGTACTGTTCTTTACTGAGATGTGGGAGAGATTTGGTTTTTACACAATGCTTGCCCTTTTTACCCTTTATATGAAGCATTACTTTGGCTGGGATACTGATAAATCAGGCCAGGTTTATGGTTTATATCTTGCTTTTGTATATTTCACCCCTCTAATAGGTGGGTATATAGCAGATAAATATTTAGGTTATAGAAAGACAATAAATATAGGTGCAGCAATTTTAATGGTTGGTTACGCTTTGCTTGCAGTGCCTAATCCCTCTGAAATGTTTTTTTACTTTGCACTTATAGTTTTAGTTGTTGGTAATGGGCTTTTTAAAGCAAACATATCTGTTCTTGTTGGGAATTTATATGATAACAATTCGCCTTTAAAAGATGCTGCTTACAATATTTTTTATATGGGGATTAATATTGGTGCTTTTCTTGCCCCTCTTGCCGCAAGTTTTTTAAGAAATAAAGCTCCAATTTATATAAAAAATTGGTTTGGAATTAATGTAAATGGGTTTAATCTTGCATTTGGTGCAGCAGCAATAGGGATGCTTTTATCACTTGTAATTTTTAATGTTTATAAAGAGTTCTATCTGGATTCAGATAGGGTTAAACATGAAGAAGCTTCCCTAAACGGAAAAGAGATATCACCTGAGCAGGAAAAAGAAAGGATATTTGCTCTTCTTGTTATATTTTTCATAGTTATCTTTTTCTGGATGGCTTTTCATCAAAACGGGTTTGCTCTTACACTATTTGCAGATGAATCTGTAAAGAGAAGTATAACTATTTTTGGATATACCTTAACCATACCACCTGAACTCTATCAGGTTTTTAATCCTCTTTTTATTCTCATTTTAACTCCTGTTGTTGTAGGCTTTTTTGGTTATCTTGCAAGAAAAGGCAAAGAGCCTTCTACCCCGGCTAAAATTGGAATTGGAATGCTCTTAACAGGTTTTGCCTTTTTAATAATGGTTGCAGCATCATTGGCAGGTGGAGATTTAAATAATAACAGCGTATCCCCCATGTGGCTTATCTCAACCTATATGGTTGTAACTTTTGGGGAATTGTGTTTAAGCCCAATGGGTTTATCTTTTGTTTCTAAGGTAGCACCGCCAAGAATTAAAGGTTTGATGATGGGAGGCTGGTTTGTAGCAACTGCAATTGGAAATTACCTTGCCGGTTTTGTAGGAAGGTATTACCACAAATGGCCTCACAGTAAATTTTTCTTGCTTTTATCTGTTTTAGCCTTTGTATCTTTTGGGCTTGTTATGTTATCATTAAAGAAGTTAAACCATGCGACCAGGGAGGAGATAGATTAG
- a CDS encoding lytic transglycosylase domain-containing protein, translating into MRKFILVFCVLIFVFPVFSQIYMYKDSKGRIVITDAPKGNVKKYKVFGSSKKKVANSFSTKRRPVARTNNVLINSLVTKYAKKYKVDESLIHALIKVESDYDIHAVSPVGAKGLMQLMDKTAKLYKVKDPFDPEQNIRAGVKHLKMLIDKYKDIEKALAAYNAGETAVEKYQGIPPYKETKRYVKKIMALYTGQDYTVYDTPQEKKTKHKTVIYRYYDSKGRLCISNVYPSNAKKVEVLR; encoded by the coding sequence TAGTTTTTTGTGTGTTAATCTTTGTTTTTCCTGTTTTTTCACAGATTTACATGTATAAAGACAGTAAAGGGAGAATTGTAATTACCGATGCCCCAAAAGGTAATGTGAAAAAGTATAAGGTTTTTGGCAGTTCGAAAAAAAAGGTAGCAAATTCTTTTTCAACAAAGAGAAGGCCTGTTGCAAGAACCAATAATGTTTTAATAAATAGCCTTGTAACAAAGTATGCAAAAAAGTATAAAGTTGATGAAAGCCTTATACACGCTTTAATTAAGGTTGAGTCAGATTACGATATACACGCTGTCTCCCCTGTTGGTGCTAAGGGTTTAATGCAATTAATGGATAAAACGGCAAAGCTTTACAAGGTTAAAGACCCATTTGACCCTGAGCAAAACATAAGGGCAGGTGTGAAGCATTTAAAGATGCTTATAGATAAGTACAAAGATATAGAAAAAGCGCTTGCTGCATACAATGCGGGAGAAACTGCGGTGGAAAAGTATCAGGGGATTCCTCCCTATAAAGAAACAAAAAGGTATGTGAAAAAGATAATGGCTCTCTATACTGGACAGGATTACACTGTTTATGATACCCCGCAGGAGAAAAAAACAAAGCACAAAACAGTAATTTACAGATACTATGACTCAAAAGGTAGACTTTGTATATCAAATGTCTACCCATCAAATGCAAAAAAAGTTGAGGTTTTAAGGTGA
- a CDS encoding LysM peptidoglycan-binding domain-containing protein gives MKRLFGFIGLVGLLVVLSGVACCTKPPEELATAKDAVKKAENACAADYVKAELDKAKETLNKATDRYEKGKRWKKCTETKELSMQTIELAKKAEQDALAEKEKAKKMADEAIANMEKCIEKAKAAEANVYAKDEFNRALAKFEEAKKLYASNECKYYQVKEMVEDAHKVLKNSIAMAKAEKERIAEEKRKAEEAARKAAEEELKRHPREWTVVKGECLWKIAGYEKIYGDPFQWPLIYKANKSQIKDPDLIYPGQVFKIPRNVPEEEVKQAIKEAKNRPWPVENFLFDGK, from the coding sequence ATGAAAAGACTATTTGGGTTTATCGGTTTAGTCGGTTTGCTTGTTGTGCTTTCAGGGGTAGCCTGCTGCACCAAGCCGCCTGAGGAACTTGCCACAGCAAAAGATGCGGTAAAAAAAGCAGAAAACGCTTGTGCTGCTGACTATGTGAAGGCTGAACTTGACAAGGCTAAAGAAACTTTGAATAAGGCAACTGACCGCTATGAAAAAGGTAAGAGATGGAAGAAGTGCACTGAGACAAAAGAGCTTTCAATGCAGACCATTGAACTTGCAAAAAAGGCAGAGCAGGACGCTTTAGCAGAAAAAGAAAAGGCTAAAAAAATGGCTGACGAAGCAATTGCTAATATGGAAAAGTGCATTGAAAAAGCAAAAGCAGCTGAAGCTAATGTATATGCGAAGGATGAATTTAACAGAGCTCTTGCAAAATTTGAAGAAGCAAAAAAACTTTACGCCTCAAATGAATGCAAGTACTATCAGGTTAAAGAGATGGTTGAAGATGCTCACAAGGTGTTGAAGAACTCTATTGCTATGGCAAAGGCAGAAAAAGAAAGAATTGCTGAAGAAAAGAGAAAAGCTGAAGAAGCTGCAAGAAAAGCTGCTGAAGAAGAATTAAAGAGACATCCAAGAGAATGGACTGTTGTTAAGGGTGAATGCCTCTGGAAGATTGCTGGATACGAAAAGATTTACGGAGACCCATTCCAGTGGCCACTTATTTACAAAGCAAATAAATCTCAGATTAAAGACCCTGACTTGATTTATCCTGGACAGGTATTTAAAATTCCGAGAAATGTTCCTGAAGAAGAGGTAAAACAGGCTATTAAAGAGGCTAAGAATAGACCTTGGCCAGTAGAAAACTTCCTTTTTGACGGAAAATAA